CGAACCGGTCGCCCGCGCCGAGGTGACCGACGGTGCGGCTCCATGCCCAGGTGGTGCGTGCCTCGTCGATGCCCTACTGGCGTAGGCGAGCCTGCGGTGCCCGAAGCGCGGCGGCACCACCCACTCGGCGTCGGCGAGGTCGAGCCCCGGCGTCGGCGAACGCCCGCTCGACCACCACCCGCCGGCCCGCGACGGACCGCGCGATGCCGAACGAGATGCCGTGCTCGCGCAGGAACGTCTGCTCGGCCGCGCCGAAGTCAATCGGCATCCGGTGTCGGAACGGCGCCGGCCCGAACCCGCCGTGAAGGCCCTCCAGGCCGTACACCAGACCGCCCACGACGGACGTCACCCCGACGGCTCGTCGCCGCGATGGAGCCCCTCCAGGCCCGCGTCCGCGTGCGCCGCGACGGACCGCAGCCGTGCGTGGCCGCCGCGCCGGGAGAGCACGAGCGCGGCCCCCAACGACGACGACCGTACGTGTGCCCGCGCCCCCAGACGTCCTCGATCCGCATCCGTGACTCCCCGTCCAGCCTGTGTTCCACGCGCTGCGCGACGGACGCCGAGCCGTGCTCAGGCCGTTCTCGAGGCCACTCCCCGACTCCGGCCGAGGCCCCGAGGAGCGGTCCCTCGACGGGCTCCATGGCCACGTGGGGCGGGTGCGACGCAGCGTGGGCTTGCGCTCTCTTTGCGCTTCCGGGCGTACTAACAAGGCATGCACACCGAGCTTACCCGCCGGAAAATCTTGTCCGGCCTGGTTGTTGGAGCGGGCGCGACGGTCTTGGGGTGGAACTCCACCACCCAAGCGTGGGCCACCACCTCCGGTTCGACGTCAGGCATCCAGCCGGTTCCCCCCCTCGACGGCACGCTCGTCCTCCCCGCCGACCCGTCGGCGTTCACCGAGGACTTCGGCCACCTGTTCACGCGGCAGCCCCAGGCTGTCCTGACCCCCGGCTCGGTGAACGACATCCAGAAGGTCGTTCGCTACGCCCGCAACAATCGGATCCCCATAGCCGTCAACGGCCAGAGCGGGACCGGTACCGAGGACCGCGAGTCGCACTCGCACTACGGGCAGGCCCTGGTCGACGGCGGCATCGCCATCGACCCCAAGCCGCTCGGCTCGATCCACAGCATCTCGCAGGGCATCGCCGACGTCGACTCCGGCGTCACCTGGTCGACGCTGGCGCTGCAGGCGCTCGAGTCCGGCCAGACGCTGCCCGTCTACAACGACTTCGCCCACCTGTCGATCGGCGGCACGCTGAGCGTCGGCGGCCTCGGCGGCACCAGCCAGCGCTACGGCTCGCAGGCCGACAACGTGAAGTGGCTCCAGGTGGTCACGGGCACCGGCGAGCTGGTCACGTGCTCCCGCGACAGGAACCGCGAGCTGTTCGAGGCCGTCCTCGTCGGCGGCGGGCAGTTCGCCATCATCGTGCGGGTCGGCATCAAGCTGATCCCGGCGAAGACGACCGCCCGCTCGCTCGAGTTCACCTACACCGACCGGGCGGCCTTCCTGCGGGACTCGATGGCCATCATGCGGGCCGGCGTGGTCGACGACCAGAACGGCTACGCCGAGCCCAAGCCCGGTGGCGGCTGGACCTACCGCCTGGCGCTCGGCATCTTCTACTCGGCGCCCGCCCAGCCCAACGTCGCCGCCGTACAGGCCGTGCTCTCGCCCCAGGCGACCGCCGGCCCGACGGCCGACCTGCCGTTCCGCGACTGGCTGCTGCGCTTCGACCCGAACTGGGCGGCCCTCAAGGCCGCCGGGTTCTGGAGCAGCCAAAAGCCGTGGCTCATGATGTTCGTCGGCTCCAGGAACACCCCGGCCTACCTCGACACCGTGCTCGGCGAGCTGACGGCCACCCAGATGGGCCCCGGCCCGGTCCGGATCTCGCCGATGGACACCCGGTCGCTCACCCGGCCCAGCTTCATGCTGCCCCGGTGCCAGACGAACGAGTTCTTCGAGGTCAGCCTCATCCGGATCCCGGCCCCGAACCACCCTGACATCCCGGGCCTGCTGTCGCAGAACCGCCGCTTCTACGACCGGGCCGTCGCGCTCGGAGCCAAGCGGTACCTCGTCGGCTCGGTGCCCTCGATGACCCGTGCCGACTGGCGGGCCCACTACGGGTCGCGCTGGAACCATCTCGTCGACCTGAAGCGCCGATACGACCCGGCTTCGATCCTCACGCCGGGCCAGGGGATCTTCGGCTGACCCACTGACGGTCCACCCCGTTCCCTCCAGTAAGGAGACCCCGCAATGCCGGCACAACGCCCGGAAGACATCCCAGGCCTCATCGCCGCGGCCTTCAACGCCAACGACCCGCAGGCCATGCTCGACCTGTTCGATCCGGACGGCATCCTCGTCACGCCGCCGGACGGCACGCACGAGGTGGGGCTTGAGGCCGTCGCCAAGTCCCTGAAGGCGATGTTCGCTGTCATCACGGCAGCCGACATCACGTTGACCAGCGCGATGCGGTCCGGCGACATCGCCATGACGCACGCCGACTGGCACCTCACGGGAAAGGACGAGGCCGGCGAGCCGATCGACCTCAGGGGCAAGGGCACCGTGGTGTCCCGCCAGCAGCCGGACGGCACGTGGCGGATCGTCTTCGACGATCCGGTCGGGGCCTGAAGGCGGGGTCGGCATGGGGAATCCTTTCAGCGTCCGCATCCAGGTGCGGGGCTACGAACTCGACCGGCAGGGTCATCTCAACCAGGCCGTGTACATGCAGTACGCGGAGCACGCCCGCTGGCAGTTCCTGGAAGCAGCCGGCTTCACCTCGGACGTCCTGGGTGAAGCCGGTATCGGCCCGGTGCTGCTCAAGGCCACCGTCCGGTTCCAGCGCGAGCTGCGGGCCGGCGACGAGGTCGACGTGGGCTGCGCCATCAGCGGGGGGCAGGGCAAGCTCGTCGAGCTCATGCAGCGCTTCCACACCCCCGATGGAATTCCGGTCGCCCGGATCGACTGCGTGATCGGGCTGCTCGACCTGGTCACGCGCCGCCTGCTCCCGGACCCGCGCGCCACGCTGCACGAGCTGGCCACACGGCCCGACGTGCTCTCCGGCGCGACACCTGAGCGAGCGGGGTGAGAACTGGCGGCGACGTCGGAGGATAGGCATGGGGCACGGCTCTCGGTGAACGACCCGCGATGTGGGTGACCGCGACCGTGCTCGCCGCCTTCCACCGCCGACGCTCGCCGCCTTCCACCGGCGGTCGCTCGGGTGGGATGTCGCCGTCTGAGGCCCGACCTGGGTTCGGGACGCCCAGGCTGGGAACCGAGATCGTCTCTTACCCCTACGACCCGCACGGATAAGCATCCGGCACTCGCAGGCGCCGGTTGATCTATTCGGCCCGGGTTCTCCACAGCGTCAGGTGGTCGGAGCTGTAGGTCGTGGATCGGCCAAGCGCCACGAACTGCTTACCCGAGGCGGCGACGGCATGGAGCCGCTGGATACCCTGCCCGCCAAGACCATCGGGGAGCGTCTGCGGTTGCCACTCCCGGCCGTCCCTGGAGAGCCAGGCCGCACTGTCCTCCGAGCCGGGCGCGCCCGCCGATCCCACTGCGATCAGACCCGAGTCGGCGCCGATGACAGCTTGTACGAGGGTGTTGTCCAGGTCGAAGAGCGCGAGTCGTTGCACGGTGGATCCCCTGAATCGTCAGCTTCCCGGAGTCTGGGGTGCCCGTGGATACGTGGGACTGGTCCGGGTGGCGTCGGTGACCCGGCTCTAGGCCGTGTCTTCAAAGTGATTTAGATGTGCGGGATCATCATCGGGTGATTCATCGCCATGGACCATCCGATGCGGGGTGGTGGTGGCCGCGCGGGCTCGGGGCCACATATGTTCGCCTCCATGGTTGACGCAACTTTCGGGCATCCGCGCCTCGCCGCCATCTACGACCCGCTCGATCCGGACCGCAGCGATCTCGACGCGTATCTCGCGATGGCGGAGGAGTTCGGCGCGCGGTCCGTGCTGGACATCGGGTGCGGTACGGGCGTGTTCGCGCTGCTGCTCGCCGAGCGCGGGATTACGGTCACCGGGATCGATCCCGCGCGGGCGTCCGTCGACGTCGCGCGTGGCAAGCCGGGCGCGGAGCGGGTGCGCTGGCTCGACGGTGACGCGGGGGATCTGCCGCCCATGCGGATCGACCTGGTGACGATGACCGGGAACGTCGCCCAGGCGATCGCCGATCCGCAGGCATGGCGTAGGACGCTGCGCGGCGCGTACGAGGCGCTGCGGCCCGGTGGGCGGCTTGTCTTCGAGACGCGCGATCCGGCGCGGCGCGTGTGGGAGGAGTGGGCGGAGTGGACGCGCGAGACCACGTACCGCATGACGGACATTGCGGGCGTCGGCCACGTCGAGACCTGGGCCGAGCTGACGGACGTGAGCCTGCCGCTGGTGAGCTTCCGGGGTACGCACGTGTTCGCTGCGGACGGGGAGGTACTGACCTCGGAATCGACACTTCGCTTCCGCGAACGTACGGAGATCGAGCGGGACTTGCACGAGCACGGCTTCGTCGTCGAGGACGTACGCGACGCACCCGACCGGCCGGGCAGGGAGTTCGTGTTCGTGGCGCGGCGCGATACCGCGGAGCCCGTCCCTCCCGGAACGCCCTGGGGACCTGCGCACCACGCAGGGCCGGGCAGACGGGACTTTGAAGACACTCCCTAGGCCCGCCGTCAAGCATCAGGTGGGATTGGTGCGTGTTTGAAAGGTGATCGTTGAGCTGTTCTGCCAGGGGGCCTCTGTAGTCCCTCGCGGTGGGACGGGAGACATGGGTGACGGCGATTCGGATCGCCGTCACCCGAACGTCGGGATGTTACGCGGTCGGCTGGAGGACGGTGGCCACGTGGCTGGTGTTCGCCGGCTCGATGACCGAGTCCCCAACCAGCCTGACGGTGTAGGTGTGTTCGCCGGCCGTGGTCGGCGTATCGGCGAAGCCGAACGACCCGTCGGCGGCGGGAGCCAACTTCACCAGGGCTTTCGAGGTGACGGTGCCATCCGGGCCGACGACCTTGCGTGAGACGGTGATCGTTGTTCGCGGGAAGGCGACGCCGTCGGCGCCGAAGGTTCCGCCGAATTCAAGTCGCTCGCCGACGACGCCTGTCGCCGGTCCGGTCACGGTGAGCACCGGCTGGTACAAGGCCACCGTGACGGTCGCCGAGGCGCTGCGGCCCCGGAACCATGAGTTGCCCGGCCAGTACACCCGATAGTCGAACGCCCCGCTGGACGGTGGAGTGTCGGTGAATTGATAGGTCCCGTCCGCCGCTGTGGTGATCTCCTGGAAGGGCCTGGAGGTGCCGTCGGGGAGCCAGCGGTACAGTTCGAGCGTCTGTACGCCGGGCGGCGATCCGTTGCTCAGCGTGAGCCGTCCGCTGAGGGTCGACTGCTTGAGCGCGGTCGCCTCGGAGGGAGCCGTCAGGGTCAGTGCGGAGGAGTGGTAGGGCGAGGGCGGCAGCCGCCAGAGGTGCATCCGCCCGGTGTCGGGCTCCTTCAGCACTCCCCAGGTGAGTGTGCCGTAGAAGGCGATGCTGCCCGCCACCAACGCCTTCCCCCGGTGGTCGGCCGCGTAGATCACCTCCGCCGTGGTCGCGTCGTACACCACGAGCTCCGCCGTGTCACCCGAAGAGGAGTTCCAGCCGCCCACG
This region of Streptosporangium sp. NBC_01495 genomic DNA includes:
- a CDS encoding class I SAM-dependent methyltransferase, yielding MVDATFGHPRLAAIYDPLDPDRSDLDAYLAMAEEFGARSVLDIGCGTGVFALLLAERGITVTGIDPARASVDVARGKPGAERVRWLDGDAGDLPPMRIDLVTMTGNVAQAIADPQAWRRTLRGAYEALRPGGRLVFETRDPARRVWEEWAEWTRETTYRMTDIAGVGHVETWAELTDVSLPLVSFRGTHVFAADGEVLTSESTLRFRERTEIERDLHEHGFVVEDVRDAPDRPGREFVFVARRDTAEPVPPGTPWGPAHHAGPGRRDFEDTP
- a CDS encoding acyl-CoA thioesterase, with amino-acid sequence MGNPFSVRIQVRGYELDRQGHLNQAVYMQYAEHARWQFLEAAGFTSDVLGEAGIGPVLLKATVRFQRELRAGDEVDVGCAISGGQGKLVELMQRFHTPDGIPVARIDCVIGLLDLVTRRLLPDPRATLHELATRPDVLSGATPERAG
- a CDS encoding YybH family protein, producing the protein MPAQRPEDIPGLIAAAFNANDPQAMLDLFDPDGILVTPPDGTHEVGLEAVAKSLKAMFAVITAADITLTSAMRSGDIAMTHADWHLTGKDEAGEPIDLRGKGTVVSRQQPDGTWRIVFDDPVGA
- a CDS encoding FAD-binding protein — protein: MHTELTRRKILSGLVVGAGATVLGWNSTTQAWATTSGSTSGIQPVPPLDGTLVLPADPSAFTEDFGHLFTRQPQAVLTPGSVNDIQKVVRYARNNRIPIAVNGQSGTGTEDRESHSHYGQALVDGGIAIDPKPLGSIHSISQGIADVDSGVTWSTLALQALESGQTLPVYNDFAHLSIGGTLSVGGLGGTSQRYGSQADNVKWLQVVTGTGELVTCSRDRNRELFEAVLVGGGQFAIIVRVGIKLIPAKTTARSLEFTYTDRAAFLRDSMAIMRAGVVDDQNGYAEPKPGGGWTYRLALGIFYSAPAQPNVAAVQAVLSPQATAGPTADLPFRDWLLRFDPNWAALKAAGFWSSQKPWLMMFVGSRNTPAYLDTVLGELTATQMGPGPVRISPMDTRSLTRPSFMLPRCQTNEFFEVSLIRIPAPNHPDIPGLLSQNRRFYDRAVALGAKRYLVGSVPSMTRADWRAHYGSRWNHLVDLKRRYDPASILTPGQGIFG